GGCGCCAAAGCCTCGACAATCGCGATGAACCCAAACTCCCGGATCTGGATCTGGGCATCTCCACTGCCAATGACAAAAGGACGAGTCCAAGCCACCCGATGCAATCCCCTTGCCGCCCACACGACCAAGGGGACGCCACGACCACCACCATAGCACCCGTCGGGGAGCCAACCATGCAACCAACCTTCCGAGGCCGCCGCTCCGGCATCCAAAGCCCGAAACACCGCCATCCCCCCACTTCACAGCACACCCACCACGATAGGAAGAGCAAACACCTCCATCCACTCCTAGCCCGACATCAGCCATCGATTTTGGGTTAGTGCCTCTACCGTAGGATGCGCCCACACTTGCATCCCCAGCCAGCCCCGGTGGACCAGGGGGGACACGAAGTGATGACTGCCACCGGCCACCGGCAAGCAAGCCTCGACACTAGCCCTCTTGCCTTGGCCCAGGCGAGCACGCACAACAGCACGTTCATGGTCTTCGGCGCCGATCCGATGGCCAGAGCAGCGGTTTCATGACCACCACCAACTCCCACCATGCCCATGAGAGGTGGACGCAGCTCGAGCATGCAACCCGGGTACATCTACCTGAAGCACCAGCTCCGATCCGCCTTGGACACAAATCTGGCCCGCCCGAGCACGAACCTTAGATCCAAGCCTTCCCCGTTGCATGTGTGGCCTGCACCACCGGTACCCGCCCAGCCCCGTGCACCGTTGGCTTGAACCGAAGAGAAGGAGAGTCGCCGCCGCCACCCTGCGCCGCCTGTTAAAGCATCGCAACCAAATCTGCGTTGACGTCGCCGCCACACGCTCGCACCACCATTGATGCCTGAAAATGGCACAACAGCCGGAGAAGCCCATTGCCAGCCACCCAGGCCCTCTTACCACCTCGCAGCCGCGCCAAGATGGCCGGCCTGCCGCTGCCCATGCCACCCGCGAGTCATCTCCCCAGCCCGATCCACAGGGCGAGCCACCCCCACAGGcatgctccaccaccaccatgccgccCGGCACACGAACCAGGCCTTGCCGCCGTCGAGACCGCGCCGGAGAGACGCTACGCCCGAAGCTAGCACCGCGTCCCGCCGTGGCTGCCCTGTCCCGCACCAAGGCCACCGCTCGAGGAGCCGAGAGAGCCCTGCCGCCGttggcggggacgaggagcaagctGGAGGGGGTCtctggcagcggcggcggcgtggtcACCCTCCCCGTCGCACGCGGGAGGGGAAGGGCGTTGCTTTTTCAAGCCCCCCGGAAAAAAAATGAACAAGTGAAGGAATTTGTTTTGTGACTTCATACCAACAAGTGATGATGTTCTCTAATGTGCACACACAGACGACCTAATACACAATGAAGGGAAAAAAACTCATAGAAAATAGACGACCATCAGATAAAAAACACTATGAACCAGACGGCGCAGCAAAGTGCGCGTCCGCCAATAGTAAAACTCATAGAAAATTGACTACCACCAGATAAAAAACACTATGAACCAAACGGCGCAGCAAAGTGCGCGTCTGCCTCTAGTATACATCACAGGCAAAAGAATATAACAAAGTGTATATGATACAAGTTCTGTCTACATGTATGCTACGCTTCGTGCCGTTGTCGGCTGACTTCCGTGAAGACATGGCTGTCAGCTGGCCTATGTGGGCTCTTGACGGCCACCGACGGATTTTTTTTCTGCAAATTGTGCCCAATCATTGTTGAAGACTTGGGGCTGCAGGATGGCCTCTCATGGGTTCTTGGTGGCGTCAGTTACCTTGTTGTTGCTGGCGGTTGTGCTCTGCTCTACTTCCCGTATATGTGGTATGCCCGGTTGTGTTTGTTCATGTCGGGGTTGTGAGCGTATAGGGCTGTTGAGGAGTGACAATCTGGCTTGCAACGGCAACTTCTTCCTTGAAAGTGGGGGCGGTAGTACAGGGTGACATAAGTTTGGTGGTGCTCTTGAGCACAAGAATTTGAGCTCCTAAGTGAAAACTCTAGGTCTGCCTTGGAGTGGCTCTACCTAGCAATGGTGGTGTTCTTACACCGTTCCCTTGTTGAAGGCATTATTTGAAGTTTGCTCGGACTTTCTCTTTAGGGTGAAAACCCAAGATTAACCCTTCGTGGGTGGATATGGCGATGGCGCCGCTTGcgtgtcgttcccttcttgaagatGTCGTTGTTGAAGCACTTTCCCCATGTCCGGGTGCTCTCATCGGTGGTGGTTGATACTGATGGTTATTGCTGCATGTTATAGTTCACTTCTTGGAGGTcgcatattttttcttttttgtgtGTGTGCGTTAGTGTTAGTTGTGTGCATCCTACTCATGCAGAGGTCGGGTGTGAGATCATGATGCCTTTGTATTCTTTTGATGCGGCATTATGAGTTAACAAAATACACCCTTTatcagaaaaaatggactgataGTTCAGTCCTAAGGAAACAAAAGAGAACTAAGAAGTGCTTAACTCTTAGTCGCCCTAACATTTTAAACGGTCAACTGTTCCTTGTCTAAGGGATGCACAAGTTGTTGCTATTGCCTCATGTCATTCGTTTCAATTGCAGATATCAGTTCCCTGCACGTTGAGTAAATTGCACAAAACCACCACTTTGAAGACTAGGTTTGCGAAAAACACTACAATAcattttttttgcagaaaacacCATGTCTTTAGTAATCTTTTTGCAAAAACCACCGATCGACGGATTTGGCTCGGTTAAGCACGCTTATGACAGTTGGGGCCCCTTTTTGCCTACGTGGCGTAAAATTTCATGCTAGGTCAATTTTAATCTAATTTTACAAACTAGTCCATACATTTTACATAGACATCCCTAAAGCAAAAAAGGAAAAATGCAATCAGATCCTCACCACAGGTTGGGGCGGTCAACGCAGCCTGCGCTGGGCACCTCCTCGCGCAAGAGGCCAAATCGGGGCGCCGACGGCATCCCTTGCCGGATCCGGCAGCCGGCGCTGGGCGCCTCCTCGCGCTGGAGGCCAATCGGGGCAGCGGCGTGGCATACCTCGCCGGATCCGGCAACCGTCGATGGGCGTCTCTTCGCGGAGGCCAAATCGGGGCGGTGGCGCGACCTCCCTCGCCGGATCCGGATGTGGCGGCGCTGGGGGCAGAACGGGGCGACAGAGCAGCGCGGCATCCCTCGCCGGAGGTGCGATGCCTGGAGCCCGTGCGCGCACCGCCGTCTGCAGCTCATGTCGAGGGGCGCGGGGAGCGTCGGGGCCTGCTTGAGGTGGGCCCTTACCCGCCTGGATGGTGCATGGCGGCAGTGGCGCGGTTGAGCAGAGGCGGGCGCGGCTGGCAGATGCTGGAGCGCGGCGGGGCAGGGAGGTGAGCACGGCGGCGGCTGGCGGATGGTGGTGACCGGCGCCATCGAGGCGGCTGACTGTGTGGCGGGACATGGCAAGGGCATGGGCAGCACATGGGAAAAAACTTGCGGGTGTTTTAGCTTTTTTACCCGTCTAACGCTGTCTTGGGTAAAATGTTATGCCACCTCAGCGGAAAAATGGGACCTATCTGTCATAATCTTACTTAACAACGCAAGATCCGCCGATCAGtgatttttgcaaaaaaataccGTAGACGTGGTGTTTTCTGCAAAAAAATGTATTGTAGTGTTTTTTCGCAAATCTAGCCTTCACAAATGGTGGTTTTGTGCAATTTACTCCTGCACGTTATGTGATGCTAAATTTCAAAATGTCTATGCAGGCAAAGGTAGTAACCCTGAATGGAACGAAAGCTTTGTCTTCACCGTGTCAGACCAAGCTACGGAGCTGGTGATCAAGCTTATGGACAGCGACTCGGGCACATCGGACGACTTCGTTGGTGAAGCAACGTATGCATATCTTCCCATCCATATCTGAAGTTCTACAATTACTATTGGTACATTAAGTTATCCGGAATCTTTTCAGAGAACATCTGTCATGAAGTTACTGTTCTTACTTGTGGCCCGTGTCTTTATGCTATCCTGGAAATTGCAGTGATGGTATGGACCTTAAAAAAAAAACAATGCCCCAATTCAACTGGTTCTTGCAGGATTCCCTTGGAAGCAGTTTATACGGAAGGGAGCATTCCACCAACAGTTTATAATGTTGTGAAAGGTGAACACTACTGTGGAGAAATCAAAGTCGGTCTCACATTCACTCCCGAGGTAGATCCTAAAATGCTACTTCCATATTTTTTATTTTAACTGACTTCTTGAATCTCGTCTGAACTCCCAAGACTGTCTGTTGTTAATGTTTGCAAGAGAAAATAAATTAACCCCCTTCCTCTATCTGGTGTGTTCATAACCTCAAACGACTAAGGTTCCTAGTATTTCTGATG
The sequence above is a segment of the Aegilops tauschii subsp. strangulata cultivar AL8/78 chromosome 6, Aet v6.0, whole genome shotgun sequence genome. Coding sequences within it:
- the LOC109765450 gene encoding elicitor-responsive protein 3, encoding MVHGTLEVLLVGAKGLENTDFLCNMDPYALLKCRSQEQRSSIASGKGSNPEWNESFVFTVSDQATELVIKLMDSDSGTSDDFVGEATIPLEAVYTEGSIPPTVYNVVKGEHYCGEIKVGLTFTPEDVRQRGLPEDFGGWKQSH